In Sorghum bicolor cultivar BTx623 chromosome 10, Sorghum_bicolor_NCBIv3, whole genome shotgun sequence, one genomic interval encodes:
- the LOC8065711 gene encoding alanine--tRNA ligase, chloroplastic/mitochondrial: protein MEVAAVSATSRPLSPLLSTAPARRLRLLPPRCVFGRRLRASPRTRGLGCVGDSVGRRHSSRKSGFFVTSSSSASVEPATQELGTAGAGEWSGDAIRRRFLEFYAARGHKILPSSSLVPDDPTVLLTIAGMLQFKPIFLGKEPRRVPCATTSQKCIRTNDIENVGRTARHQTFFEMLGNFSFGDYFKKEATAWAWELATKEYGLPAERLWISVFEDDNEAFDIWHNEVGVPKERIKRMGAEDNFWTSGATGPCGPCSEIYYDFYPERGSSDADLGDDSRFIEFYNLVFMQYNKKDDGSLEPLKQKNIDTGMGLERMARILQKVPNNYETDLIFPIIEKAASMAMVSYAKTDDATKTNLKIIGDHMRAVVYLVSDGVIPSNIGRGYVVRRLIRRVVRMGRLIGIRGDGHGNSEGAFLPSLAEVVISLSTEIDPDVESRRRSILGELQREELRFVQTLERGEKLLDELLDGAVLSAGNNGDKPSLSGKDLFLLYDTYGFPVEITAEIASERGVTVDIEGFDIEMENQRKQSQAAHNVVKLSVGNETEIIKSIPDTVFLGYDSLSASAVVRGLLVNGNPVNEVSEGSEVEILLDRTPFYAESGGQVGDNGFLYVNGGEDRSQAAVIEINDVQKSLGNIFVHKGTIKQGSVEVGKEVDACVDAKLRQGAKAHHTATHLLQSALKSVVGSETSQAGSLVAFDRLRFDFNFHRPVSEGELTRIELLVNQWISNAAHLETKVMALQDAKNAGAIAMFGEKYGEQVRVVEVPGVSLELCGGTHVSNTAEIRGFKIISEQGIASGIRRIEAVAGDAFIDYVCARDNYMRRLCSSLKVKAEDVNGRVETILEELRATRNEVSSLRSKIAVLKAASLASKATTVEPQNVRIVVENMGDVDADGLKSAAEYLIGTLQDPAAVILGSSPGDGKVSLVAAFSPAVVKMGLQAGKFVGGIAKLCGGGGGGKPNFAQAGGRKPENLPDALEKARAEIVAGVSSSS from the exons ATGGAGGTGGCCGCTGTCTCCGCCACGTCTCGCCCCCTCTCACCGCTGCTCTCCACCGCGCCCGCCCGCCGCCTCCGTCTCCTCCCTCCCCGCTGCGTCTTCGGTCGCCGCCTGCGCGCCTCCCCTCGAACCCGAG GGCTTGGatgtgttggagatagtgtcGGCAGAAGGCATTCTTCTCGTAAGAGCGGATTCTTCGTAACAAGCAGTTCGTCAG CCTCAGTAGAACCCGCTACCCAGGAGTTGGGCACAGCGGGTGCAGGGGAGTGGAGTGGGGATGCGATACGCAGGCGTTTCCTTGAATTTTATGCAGCCCGTGGCCACAAGATCCTTCCGAGCTCATCGCTTGTGCCGGATGACCCAACCGTGCTCCTCACCATAGCTGGGATGCTTCAGTTCAAGCCTATATTTCTCGGCAAG GAACCTAGGCGTGTGCCATGCGCCACTACCTCTCAGAAATGCATACGAACAAACGACATTGAAAACGTGGGACGCACTGCTCGACATCAGACCTTCTTTGAAATGCTTGGGAACTTCAGTTTTGGTGATTATTTCAAGAAGGAAGCAACCGCATGGGCATGGGAGCTGGCAACCAAGGA GTACGGATTACCTGCAGAAAGGTTGTGGATTAGtgtttttgaagatgacaatgaagcaTTCGACATCTGGCACAATGAG GTTGGTGTACCAAAGGAGCGGATAAAGAGGATGGGTGCAGAAGATAACTTTTGGACTAGCGGCGCAACCGGACCCTGTGGACCATGCTCTGAAATCTATTACGATTTCTATCCTGAGAGAGGATCATCAGATGCG GATTTGGGCGATGATAGCCGATTCATTGAATTCTACAATCTTGTCTTTATGCAATACAACAAAAAGGACGATGGATCTCTAGAACCGTTGAAACAAAAGAACATCGATACAGGAATGGGCCTTGAGCGTATGGCACGCATTCTTCAAAAG GTTCCAAACAACTATGAGACAGACTTGATTTTCCCAATTATAGAAAAGGCAGCTAGCATGGCGATGGTGTCCTATGCTAAAACTGATGATGCCACAAAGACAAATCTCAAG ATAATTGGAGATCACATGAGAGCAGTTGTTTATCTCGTATCAGATGGGGTAATTCCCTCAAATATTGGGAGAGGATATGTTGTTCGTAGGCTAATAAGAAGAGTAGTTCGGATGGGTAGATTGATAGGAATAAGAGGTGACGGGCATGGAAATTCTGAAGGTGCATTTTTACCTTCACTAGCTGAGGTAGTGATCAGCCTTAGCACCGAAATAGATCCAGATGTTGAATCACGGCGGAGATCAATCCTTGGAGAACTTCAAAGGGAAGAGCTGCGATTTGTTCAGACTTTGGAAAGAGGCGAAAAGTTATTAGATGAACTTCTAGATGGGGCTGTATTAAGTGCTGGTAATAATGGAGATAAACCTTCCCTATCTGGAAAAGACCTTTTCCTTTTGTACGATACATATGGTTTTCCAGTAGAGATTACAGCTGAAATAGCCAGCGAACGAGGGGTTACTGTTGATATTGAAGGATTTGATATTGAAAtggaaaaccagaggaaacaaTCTCAAGCCGCTCATAATGTAGTCAAACTTTCTGTAGGAAATGAGACTGAGATAATCAAGAGCATCCCCGATACTGTATTTTTGGGATATGACTCCCTCTCTGCTTCTGCCGTTGTTAGAGGTCTCCTAGTTAATGGAAACCCAGTTAATGAAGTTTCTGAAGGTTCTGAAGTAGAAATATTATTAGATCGGACACCATTCTATGCTGAATCAGGTGGTCAAGTTGGAGATAATGGTTTCTTATATGTGAATGGAGGGGAAGATAGAAGTCAAGCAGCAGTTATAGAAATTAATGACGTCCAAAAATCTCTGGGAAATATATTTGTGCACAAAGGCACGATTAAGCAGGGATCTGTAGAGGTTGGCAAGGAAGTAGATgcttgtgttgatgcaaaattgagGCAGGGGGCTAAG GCCCATCACACTGCAACACATCTACTACAGTCTGCTCTTAAAAGTGTGGTTGGTTCGGAAACTTCACAGGCTGGTTCCCTTGTGGCGTTTGACCGTCTTCGATTTGACTTCAATTTCCATCGCCCAGTTTCTGAAGGGGAATTAACAAGAATTGAATTGCTTGTAAACCAATGGATTAGCAATGCAGCACATCTTGAGACAAAAGTCATGGCTTTGCAAGATgcaaaaaatgctggtgctattgCAATGTTCGGAGAAAAATATGGTGAACAG GTCAGAGTCGTAGAGGTCCCTGGGGTCTCATTGGAACTCTGTGGTGGGACTCATGTCAGTAATACTGCTGAGATTCGTGGTTTCAAGATAATTTCAGAACAAGGAATAGCTTCTGGGATCAGAAGAATAGAAGCAGTTGCAGGTGATGCTTTTATTGACTATGTTTGTGCTCGGGACAACTACATGCGGCGCTTATGCTCATCCCTTAAG GTTAAGGCTGAAGATGTGAACGGTAGAGTAGAAACAATTCTTGAGGAGCTAAGAGCAACCAGAAACGAAGTATCATCTCTACGCAGCAAAATTGCAGTGCTAAAAGCAGCTTCTCTTGCAAGTAAAGCTACAACTGTGGAACCCCAGAATGTCAG GATTGTGGTCGAGAACATGGGCGATGTAGATGCAGATGGGCTGAAAAGCGCTGCGGAGTACCTCATAGGTACCCTCCAAGACCCTGCTGCGGTGATTTTAGGATCAAGCCCAGGGGATGGTAAAGTCAGCCTGGTTGCTGCCTTCAGCCCTGCAGTCGTCAAGATGGGGCTGCAGGCAGGGAAGTTCGTGGGTGGCATAGCCAAGCTCTGCGGCGGAGGCGGTGGAGGCAAGCCCAACTTTGCCCAGGCTGGGGGGCGGAAGCCGGAGAACTTGCCGGACGCCCTTGAGAAGGCCCGAGCTGAGATTGTGGCAGGGGTATCAAGTTCGAGCTGA
- the LOC8061494 gene encoding peptide methionine sulfoxide reductase B1, chloroplastic: MAARCYAAASVVRAGAHDLSLSPSSFSVTAAARPRPVGGVWACGGAGGGYSWLRAVRAMGSAPSSSSSQSPSPQTPSGQTQGKADYTSLSEEEWKKRLTKEQYYVTRQKGTERAFTGEYWNTKTPGIYHCVCCDTPLFESSTKFDSGTGWPSYYKPIGENVKSKLDMSIIFMPRTEVLCAACDAHLGHVFDDGPPPTGQRYCINSASLKLKPQSLDPLGRS, encoded by the exons ATGGCGGCCCGGTGCTACGCAGCTGCCTCCGTGGTCAGAGCAGGAGCGCAcgacctctccctctccccctcctccttTTCCGTCACAGCCGCGGCGCGTCCGAGGCCGGTAGGAGGAGTGTGGGCCTGCGGTGGAGCCGGAGGAGGGTACAGCTGGCTCCGCGCCGTCCGCGCCATGGGCtccgcgccgtcgtcgtcgtcgtcgcaatCCCCGTCGCCGCAAACGCCTTCAGGACAAACCCAAG GGAAAGCAGATTATACATCACTGAGTGAAGAGGAGTGGAAGAAGCGCCTGACTAAAGAGCAGTATTATGTTACTCGGCAGAAGGGTACTGAGAGAGCATTCACTGG GGAATACTGGAATACTAAAACCCCAGGCATTTATCACTGTGTCTGCTGCGACACCCCTCTGTTTGA GTCATCAACCAAATTTGATAGTGGTACTGGATGGCCATCCTACTATAAACCAATTGGCGAAAATGTCAAGAGCAAGCTTGATATGTCAATCATTTTCATGCCCCGGACCGAGGTGCTCTGCGCCGCCTGTGATGCTCATCTGGGGCATGTCTTTGATGACGGGCCACCACCAACAGGGCAGAGATACTGTATCAACAG TGCATCTCTGAAATTGAAGCCTCAGTCGCTGGATCCTTTAGGAAGAAGTTAA
- the LOC8061495 gene encoding E2F transcription factor-like E2FE isoform X1 translates to MDAPAPAPAPGPFFSGAESTAAAAQASTTGAQPPPVDPQAHVPVQGAGAGSGSGVARGCRHHAYSRKQKSLGLLCSNFVALYDREDVEVIGLDDAAKRLGVERRRIYDIVNVLESVGILVRRAKNRYTWLGFGGVPAALKELKERALREMSGLPVLLPMEDSSTANLSDDEDDEKLGDADEDAESEKLSQSVDNTSDKPDAPSCRLRSDHRKEKSLGLLTQNFVKLFLTMEVETISLDEAAKLLLGEGHAESNMRTAKVRRLYDIANVLSSLNLIEKTQQADTRKPAFRWLGQAKRKQENNVMVALPPSRKAMPNKRAFGTDLTNMDNKRGKLDTSAENKVKLMQGAGNIVKTFERQLGQGKRSDFVYGPFHPASAKKQETDDQTVKQQERKTIQDWENLAVSFRPQYQNQALNDLFGHYVEAWKSWYLDLTRETRS, encoded by the exons ATGGatgcccccgcccccgcccccgcccccggaCCTTTCTTCTCCGGCGCCGAGTCCACCGCGGCCGCCGCCCAGGCGTCCACGACCGGAGCCCAGCCGCCGCCGGTGGATCCGCAGGCGCACGTGCCCGTGCagggcgccggcgccgggagCGGCAGCGGCGTCGCGCGAGGCTGCCGGCACCACGCGTACAGCCGCAAGCAGAAGTCGCTCGgccttctctgctccaa CTTCGTGGCGCTGTACGACCGGGAGGACGTGGAGGTGATTGGGCTGGACGACGCGGCAAAGCGGCTCGGCGTCGAGCGCCGCCGGATCTACGATATCGTCAACGTCCTCGAGAGCGTCGGG ATTCTTGTGCGGAGGGCCAAGAATCGGTATACATGGCTCGGATTCGGGGGAGTCCCTGCCGCGCTGAAAGAACTCAAG GAGAGGGCGTTAAGGGAGATGTCTGGATTACCGGTGTTACTGCCAATGGAGGACTCCTCTACTGCCAAC TTATCAGATGATGAGGATGATGAAAAACTAGGCGATGCTGATGAAGATGCTGAGAGCGAGAAGCTCAGCCAGTCTGTTGACAATACGTCTGATAAGCCTGATGCACCCAGTTGCCGCCTTAGATCTG ATCATCGGAAGGAGAAGTCCCTTGGGCTCCTCACTCAGAATTTTGTCAAGCTCTTCCTCACCATGGAG GTTGAGACAATCTCACTTGACGAAGCTGCAAAGCTTCTCCTTGGAGAGGGACATGCAGAGAGCAACATGAGAA CAGCCAAAGTTCGTCGATTGTATGACATTGCCAATGTGCTGTCTTCTTTGAACCTCATTGAGAAG acacagcaagcagaCACAAGAAAACCTGCGTTCCGGTGGCTAGGCCAGGCAAAGCGAAAGCAAGAGAACAATGTCATGGTTGCTCTACCTCCATCCAGGAAGGCAATGCCCAATAAGAGAGCATTTGGTACTGATCTTACAAACATGGACAATAAGCGAGGCAAGTTAGACACTTCAGCGGAGAACAAAGTCAAGCTCATGCAGGGTGCTGGCAACATAGTGAAGACTTTTGAGAGGCAGCTGGGGCAAGGGAAAAGGAGTGACTTTGTTTATGGGCCCTTCCACCCTGCTAGTGCAAAGAAACAGGAAACTGATGATCAAACCGTTAAGCAGCAGGAGAGGAAGACCATTCAGGACTGGGAAAACCTTGCTGTGTCCTTCCGTCCACAATATCAGAATCAAG CCCTGAACGATCTGTTTGGCCATTATGTGGAAGCATGGAAATCATGGTACTTGGACCTTACCCGGGAAACGAGATCATGA
- the LOC8061495 gene encoding E2F transcription factor-like E2FE isoform X2, whose amino-acid sequence MDAPAPAPAPGPFFSGAESTAAAAQASTTGAQPPPVDPQAHVPVQGAGAGSGSGVARGCRHHAYSRKQKSLGLLCSNFVALYDREDVEVIGLDDAAKRLGVERRRIYDIVNVLESVGILVRRAKNRYTWLGFGGVPAALKELKERALREMSGLPVLLPMEDSSTANLSDDEDDEKLGDADEDAESEKLSQSVDNTSDKPDAPSCRLRSDHRKEKSLGLLTQNFVKLFLTMEVETISLDEAAKLLLGEGHAESNMRTKVRRLYDIANVLSSLNLIEKTQQADTRKPAFRWLGQAKRKQENNVMVALPPSRKAMPNKRAFGTDLTNMDNKRGKLDTSAENKVKLMQGAGNIVKTFERQLGQGKRSDFVYGPFHPASAKKQETDDQTVKQQERKTIQDWENLAVSFRPQYQNQALNDLFGHYVEAWKSWYLDLTRETRS is encoded by the exons ATGGatgcccccgcccccgcccccgcccccggaCCTTTCTTCTCCGGCGCCGAGTCCACCGCGGCCGCCGCCCAGGCGTCCACGACCGGAGCCCAGCCGCCGCCGGTGGATCCGCAGGCGCACGTGCCCGTGCagggcgccggcgccgggagCGGCAGCGGCGTCGCGCGAGGCTGCCGGCACCACGCGTACAGCCGCAAGCAGAAGTCGCTCGgccttctctgctccaa CTTCGTGGCGCTGTACGACCGGGAGGACGTGGAGGTGATTGGGCTGGACGACGCGGCAAAGCGGCTCGGCGTCGAGCGCCGCCGGATCTACGATATCGTCAACGTCCTCGAGAGCGTCGGG ATTCTTGTGCGGAGGGCCAAGAATCGGTATACATGGCTCGGATTCGGGGGAGTCCCTGCCGCGCTGAAAGAACTCAAG GAGAGGGCGTTAAGGGAGATGTCTGGATTACCGGTGTTACTGCCAATGGAGGACTCCTCTACTGCCAAC TTATCAGATGATGAGGATGATGAAAAACTAGGCGATGCTGATGAAGATGCTGAGAGCGAGAAGCTCAGCCAGTCTGTTGACAATACGTCTGATAAGCCTGATGCACCCAGTTGCCGCCTTAGATCTG ATCATCGGAAGGAGAAGTCCCTTGGGCTCCTCACTCAGAATTTTGTCAAGCTCTTCCTCACCATGGAG GTTGAGACAATCTCACTTGACGAAGCTGCAAAGCTTCTCCTTGGAGAGGGACATGCAGAGAGCAACATGAGAA CCAAAGTTCGTCGATTGTATGACATTGCCAATGTGCTGTCTTCTTTGAACCTCATTGAGAAG acacagcaagcagaCACAAGAAAACCTGCGTTCCGGTGGCTAGGCCAGGCAAAGCGAAAGCAAGAGAACAATGTCATGGTTGCTCTACCTCCATCCAGGAAGGCAATGCCCAATAAGAGAGCATTTGGTACTGATCTTACAAACATGGACAATAAGCGAGGCAAGTTAGACACTTCAGCGGAGAACAAAGTCAAGCTCATGCAGGGTGCTGGCAACATAGTGAAGACTTTTGAGAGGCAGCTGGGGCAAGGGAAAAGGAGTGACTTTGTTTATGGGCCCTTCCACCCTGCTAGTGCAAAGAAACAGGAAACTGATGATCAAACCGTTAAGCAGCAGGAGAGGAAGACCATTCAGGACTGGGAAAACCTTGCTGTGTCCTTCCGTCCACAATATCAGAATCAAG CCCTGAACGATCTGTTTGGCCATTATGTGGAAGCATGGAAATCATGGTACTTGGACCTTACCCGGGAAACGAGATCATGA
- the LOC8061496 gene encoding uncharacterized protein LOC8061496 produces MANRWVRPEVYPLFAAMGVAVGICGFQLFRNITGNPEVRVNKAGRAAGVLENHEEGRRYAMHGLRSFVHEKTPEIMPAINKFFTDPK; encoded by the exons ATGGCCAACCGCTGGGTCCGACCCGAG GTGTACCCGCTGTTCGCGGCGATGGGCGTGGCCGTCGGCATCTGCGGGTTTCAGCTCTTCCGGAACATCACCGGCAACCCGGAAGTCAG GGTAAACAAGGCAGGGAGGGCAGCTGGTGTGCTTGAGAACCATGAGGAGGGGAGGCGTTACGCCATGCATGGCCTAAGAAGCTTTGTGCATGAAAAGACCCCTGAGATCATGCCTGCTATTAACAAGTTCTTCACTGACCCCAAGTGA